The Fimbriimonas ginsengisoli Gsoil 348 genome window below encodes:
- a CDS encoding prepilin-type N-terminal cleavage/methylation domain-containing protein, with protein sequence MKRSGFTLIELLVVIAIIAILAAILFPVFAQAKRAAKDTSGLSNTKQIATAALMYANDSDDAVILWEWPSYPWNAWPILINAYTKNTDIVWDPSRQKTVTVPSQPWDFSPGNNWGWQTHATINRYAYASYTNPRSSTQIEAPAERIAFSFGEDQYSGNALSQHWFDAQRAACPSVANTPTDRSTDWYNQLARAAIKYHGDGLIAAYADGHAKKSPYKQWMKNQPSFSDSAQCEKDNFYGPDGQAGTADDNDTPLTRAWGRWWTYAY encoded by the coding sequence ATGAAACGAAGTGGTTTTACTCTTATTGAGCTTCTTGTTGTAATTGCCATCATCGCAATATTAGCCGCAATTCTCTTTCCCGTCTTCGCCCAGGCAAAACGGGCCGCCAAGGACACGTCTGGGCTCTCAAACACAAAGCAGATCGCAACCGCCGCCCTGATGTATGCCAACGACTCGGACGACGCGGTCATCCTCTGGGAATGGCCCAGCTACCCGTGGAATGCTTGGCCGATCCTGATCAACGCCTACACCAAGAACACGGACATCGTTTGGGATCCGTCGCGGCAAAAGACGGTGACCGTACCGAGCCAACCTTGGGATTTCTCCCCCGGCAATAATTGGGGCTGGCAGACGCACGCCACGATCAACCGCTACGCCTACGCCAGCTATACGAATCCTCGAAGCTCAACTCAAATCGAGGCTCCTGCCGAGCGCATCGCCTTCTCGTTCGGAGAGGATCAGTACTCCGGAAACGCGCTTTCCCAGCACTGGTTCGACGCCCAGCGGGCGGCCTGCCCATCGGTTGCGAATACGCCGACGGACCGATCCACCGACTGGTACAACCAGCTTGCCCGCGCGGCCATCAAGTACCACGGCGACGGATTGATCGCGGCCTACGCCGATGGCCACGCGAAGAAATCGCCCTATAAGCAGTGGATGAAGAATCAGCCGAGCTTTTCCGATTCCGCTCAATGCGAGAAGGACAACTTCTACGGCCCGGACGGTCAGGCGGGGACTGCCGACGACAACGATACGCCGCTCACCCGCGCCTGGGGTCGCTGGTGGACTTATGCCTATTGA
- a CDS encoding glycoside hydrolase family 2 TIM barrel-domain containing protein, which yields MLSLLLVSLSHLSAAAVPPEIEDEQCLGINKAPYHSTLVPYGTLQEALRADRAKSSYARSLNGPWKFNWVKRPELRPAEFYRPTYDVSKWKTISVPSNWQVLGYGTPYYRNNGYTFQKDWPRVMSEPPKDWTAYDERNPVGSYRRNFKVPASWDGREVFLKFDGVDAGFFLWVNGQKVGYSQNSRNAAEFDVTKFLKPGANDVAVEVYRYTAGTYFEDQDMWRLSGIFRNVTLWSAPKLHIRDTFVTSDLDSAYKNATLKVTAKVHNYGDKPSAPSVLKTTLFDLAGASVRGVRVSGAVPSIPAGGEATVTLSSAVADPQKWTAETPNLYTAVLNLGDGKEILSHRVGFRKVEIKGRVFMINGKPVKLKGANRHEMNPNTGHYVTEADMVQDLVMLKRANCNHVRTCHYSDDPRWYELCDEWGIYLVAEANLECHGYYGVIDHEPRFERMVVDRNVANVENFKNHASVVIWSMGNECGGGSNLRSAERVVRSMDSSRPTHYEAFGEGAGNPASIDSHMYTDPDGLERIANSKTLTKPMYLCEYAHAMNNSMGAIGEYNDLFDKYPALMGGAIWEWEDQGLWNRRDPKHPILAYGGGFGEKPNDGYFIHKGVVFSDRSPKPHFPEVKRAYQWIGFADLGGGKVKVKNKFAFTNLSKYGFKWTIVSDAGTVASSVIPALSLEPGAEKVVNLALPKIERRSGESLYLNIAAVLKADEKWARKGDEIANAQFPLVVSELGTAKAPAGDLSVDSASLDGIKISGSGFAISFDRRTGAISGMSTNGRSLLLPGGGPKLHLWRAQHRIDDGWAAAGWYAAGLQDLKAEVLNLDAKKGAGGEVVVSSSIRYLGKNGFSVLHLATYAVYADGTVAVDNAVSPAGKNIALARIGVRMLLDPSLNSLTYFARGPMENYADRKRGSDIGRYVSTVNQQFTPYEKPQECGNHEDMKWLSLAGQGGPRLSAIANGEPLQFSALPYRDEDMEDVPYRVDLPKSRSTVLILSAKTLGVGSAACGPRPLPQYRLDCTPRRFSYVLRLGGNSELSSIPKRSMRPVLVSRAPDGRTSLAGDGPVETSTDGNVWTSYHGAFTVIEPTKLWVRTPGFTGQIVVDPPPANQGWKATASDFEPGEGDSAHVLDNDPTTIWHSRYTPRSEPPPHRLTVDLLKPTKVGRVTLTPRQDGSNGRIRAYVIETSDDGSVWEAAARGELRNRGEAQTVPFTSPRTTRYIRLTVLSDWSNAGWASLAEFDARE from the coding sequence ATGCTCTCTCTTCTCCTCGTCTCGCTTTCCCACCTGTCCGCCGCCGCCGTCCCTCCGGAGATCGAGGACGAGCAATGCCTTGGAATCAATAAGGCGCCCTACCACAGCACCCTCGTTCCCTACGGCACCCTGCAAGAAGCTCTCCGCGCCGATCGGGCTAAATCCAGCTATGCCCGGTCACTGAACGGACCGTGGAAGTTCAACTGGGTCAAGCGTCCCGAACTAAGGCCGGCCGAATTCTATCGGCCGACGTACGACGTCTCCAAATGGAAGACGATCTCGGTGCCGTCCAACTGGCAGGTCTTGGGATACGGTACGCCGTACTACAGAAACAACGGTTACACCTTTCAGAAAGATTGGCCACGGGTGATGTCGGAGCCGCCCAAGGACTGGACCGCCTACGACGAGCGAAATCCGGTTGGCTCGTATCGCCGCAACTTTAAGGTGCCGGCGAGTTGGGATGGCCGCGAAGTCTTCCTGAAGTTCGATGGCGTGGATGCAGGATTCTTCCTGTGGGTCAATGGGCAAAAGGTTGGCTACTCGCAGAACTCCCGAAACGCCGCCGAATTTGACGTCACAAAATTTCTTAAGCCCGGCGCAAACGATGTGGCGGTCGAGGTCTACCGGTACACCGCCGGAACCTACTTCGAAGATCAGGATATGTGGCGGCTGTCGGGCATCTTCCGCAACGTGACCCTCTGGTCCGCGCCGAAGCTCCACATTCGGGACACATTTGTAACCTCCGACCTCGATTCCGCCTATAAGAACGCTACGTTGAAGGTGACCGCAAAGGTCCACAACTACGGCGACAAACCCTCGGCGCCGTCGGTCCTTAAGACGACGCTCTTCGACTTGGCCGGAGCCTCCGTTCGTGGAGTGCGCGTCAGTGGAGCAGTGCCAAGTATTCCCGCCGGCGGTGAGGCGACCGTGACCCTGTCCTCGGCCGTGGCGGATCCCCAGAAGTGGACCGCGGAGACACCGAACCTCTACACCGCCGTTCTGAACCTCGGCGACGGCAAGGAGATTCTCTCCCACCGGGTCGGCTTCCGCAAGGTGGAAATCAAGGGCCGGGTCTTTATGATAAACGGCAAGCCGGTGAAGCTCAAGGGCGCCAATCGGCATGAGATGAATCCAAACACGGGGCACTACGTGACGGAGGCCGATATGGTTCAGGACCTGGTCATGCTCAAGCGGGCAAACTGCAACCACGTCCGAACTTGTCACTATTCCGACGATCCACGATGGTACGAGCTGTGCGATGAGTGGGGCATCTACCTTGTCGCCGAGGCCAACCTGGAGTGCCATGGCTATTACGGGGTCATCGACCATGAGCCGCGCTTCGAGCGGATGGTCGTCGACCGAAACGTCGCCAACGTCGAAAACTTCAAGAATCACGCCTCGGTCGTGATCTGGTCGATGGGCAACGAGTGCGGCGGCGGCTCCAACTTGCGCTCTGCCGAGAGGGTCGTTCGGTCGATGGATTCATCTCGCCCGACTCACTACGAAGCCTTCGGCGAAGGCGCCGGCAACCCGGCTTCTATCGACAGCCATATGTACACCGATCCCGACGGCCTGGAGCGGATTGCCAATAGCAAGACCCTCACCAAGCCGATGTACCTCTGCGAATACGCCCACGCGATGAATAACTCCATGGGCGCGATCGGAGAGTACAACGACCTCTTCGACAAGTATCCGGCGCTGATGGGCGGAGCGATCTGGGAGTGGGAAGACCAGGGGCTCTGGAACCGGCGCGATCCGAAGCACCCGATTCTCGCCTATGGCGGCGGCTTCGGCGAAAAGCCGAACGACGGCTACTTCATCCACAAAGGGGTCGTGTTTTCCGACCGTTCGCCCAAACCCCACTTCCCGGAAGTGAAACGTGCGTACCAGTGGATCGGCTTCGCCGACCTTGGCGGCGGCAAAGTCAAGGTCAAGAACAAATTCGCGTTCACCAACCTCTCGAAGTACGGCTTCAAATGGACCATCGTGTCCGACGCAGGGACCGTTGCCTCGTCCGTCATTCCTGCCCTTTCGCTCGAGCCGGGCGCGGAAAAGGTCGTCAACTTGGCGCTGCCAAAAATCGAACGGCGGTCTGGAGAGTCGCTCTATCTGAATATCGCGGCGGTTCTCAAGGCCGACGAGAAGTGGGCTCGTAAAGGTGACGAGATTGCGAACGCGCAGTTTCCGCTCGTCGTTTCGGAACTGGGGACCGCTAAGGCGCCCGCCGGGGACCTGAGCGTGGATTCCGCTTCGCTCGACGGGATCAAAATCTCGGGAAGCGGCTTCGCTATCTCCTTCGATCGCCGCACCGGCGCCATCTCGGGCATGTCCACCAACGGCCGCTCTTTGCTGCTTCCCGGAGGCGGTCCAAAACTCCACCTTTGGCGTGCGCAGCATCGGATCGACGACGGTTGGGCCGCCGCCGGCTGGTACGCCGCCGGGCTGCAAGATCTGAAGGCGGAAGTGCTGAACCTCGATGCTAAGAAGGGCGCGGGCGGGGAAGTGGTCGTCTCGTCGAGTATTCGTTACCTCGGCAAGAACGGCTTCTCCGTTCTTCACCTCGCCACTTACGCCGTCTACGCCGACGGCACGGTGGCGGTAGATAACGCGGTTTCCCCGGCAGGGAAGAACATTGCCCTCGCCCGGATCGGTGTGCGAATGCTCCTTGATCCGAGCCTGAACTCTCTCACTTACTTCGCGCGCGGTCCGATGGAGAACTACGCCGACCGGAAACGCGGCTCCGACATTGGCCGCTACGTGAGCACCGTGAACCAACAGTTCACTCCGTACGAGAAACCCCAAGAGTGCGGCAACCACGAGGACATGAAGTGGTTATCGCTTGCCGGCCAAGGCGGCCCGCGACTCTCGGCGATTGCCAACGGAGAGCCTCTGCAGTTTTCAGCGCTCCCCTACCGGGACGAAGATATGGAAGACGTCCCGTACCGCGTCGATTTGCCAAAGTCGAGGTCGACCGTGCTTATTCTCTCGGCCAAAACGCTCGGAGTAGGCTCCGCCGCGTGCGGACCCCGCCCCCTGCCGCAGTACCGGCTCGACTGCACGCCCCGCCGCTTCTCCTACGTTCTTCGTCTCGGTGGAAACTCCGAGTTATCGTCCATTCCAAAGCGGAGCATGCGTCCCGTGCTTGTATCACGCGCTCCCGACGGACGGACTTCGCTCGCGGGCGACGGACCGGTCGAGACTTCGACGGACGGCAATGTGTGGACCAGCTACCACGGGGCGTTCACGGTAATCGAGCCGACCAAGCTCTGGGTTCGGACGCCCGGTTTCACCGGTCAGATCGTGGTCGATCCCCCTCCCGCGAATCAGGGTTGGAAGGCGACCGCCAGCGACTTTGAACCCGGAGAAGGAGACTCGGCCCATGTGCTCGACAACGATCCGACCACGATCTGGCACAGCCGATACACCCCTCGCTCCGAGCCGCCGCCCCATCGGCTCACCGTCGACCTCCTCAAGCCGACCAAGGTCGGACGGGTCACCTTAACCCCTCGCCAAGACGGCTCAAACGGCCGGATCCGAGCCTATGTGATTGAGACGAGCGACGATGGAAGCGTATGGGAAGCGGCCGCCCGAGGGGAGTTGCGTAACCGCGGCGAAGCCCAAACGGTCCCGTTCACCTCGCCAAGAACAACCCGCTACATCCGCCTCACCGTGCTATCCGACTGGTCCAACGCCGGCTGGGCCTCCCTCGCGGAATTCGACGCGCGGGAGTGA
- the ligD gene encoding DNA ligase D has product MKENSGFDVKKLPADLRAILEAAPKRPFPKAVKPMLATLVDKPFDDDSWSFEIKWDGYRAIALLNEGRVDLTSRNEKSFNEKFYSVLTALQSWKLNAVIDGEITVTSPNGVSSFGALQNWRSEADGLLIFYAFDLLWLEGKDLTNLPLTERRSLLRALIPPENEAIRFSENFEGQGIQVFEAAVKLGLEGIIAKKNNSVYRPGDRTSDWLKIKAHKRQEVVIGGYTKNEGSSKPFSSLLVGVFEGDQLKYTGKIGTGFDIKTQRSMLAQFQPLIRETSPFTTVPDINSPSRFRPDPPKATATWLEPRLVCEVSFTEMTSDQVMRHPSFEGMRADKSARNVVLEKEQDTATLTDTHGASKKVLTPRGTSERKTLLNPTDASQVRKIDGHDLKFTNLSKLYWPEDNITKRDLLNYYYQVAPYILPYLKDRPQSLNRHPNGIHGKQFYQKDVKGKVPDWVHTFAYYSEADAREKEFFVCDDEASLLYLVSLGCIEISPWNSRAEAPDNPDWCVIDLDPDHNSFEEVIVVAQVVHKLLDLLEVPSYCKTSGSTGLHVYIPLGAKYTYEESKEFARALVTRVHAEIPDITSIERKVADREGKMYLDFLQNRPQATLAAPYCVRPKPGAPVSMPLHWDEVKKGLHMTDFTIANAIDRIRSVGDIFKPVLGKGIRLEETLKKLDAMR; this is encoded by the coding sequence ATGAAAGAGAACTCCGGATTCGATGTGAAGAAGCTGCCCGCCGATTTGAGAGCGATTCTCGAGGCCGCTCCCAAGCGGCCGTTCCCGAAAGCAGTTAAGCCGATGCTTGCCACCCTCGTCGACAAGCCGTTCGACGACGACTCTTGGTCGTTCGAGATCAAGTGGGATGGGTACCGCGCGATTGCGCTTCTGAACGAAGGACGGGTCGATCTTACGTCTCGGAATGAAAAGTCGTTCAATGAGAAGTTCTATTCCGTTCTGACCGCCTTGCAGAGCTGGAAACTCAATGCCGTGATCGACGGCGAGATCACGGTCACGAGCCCCAATGGAGTATCAAGCTTCGGCGCGTTGCAGAACTGGCGCAGCGAGGCCGACGGGCTCCTCATCTTCTACGCCTTCGACCTCTTATGGCTGGAAGGGAAAGACCTCACCAACCTCCCCCTTACCGAAAGGCGATCGTTGCTTCGGGCACTGATTCCGCCAGAAAACGAGGCGATCCGCTTTAGCGAGAATTTCGAAGGTCAAGGGATCCAAGTTTTCGAAGCGGCGGTGAAACTTGGGCTGGAAGGGATCATCGCCAAGAAGAACAACAGCGTCTACCGGCCGGGCGATCGTACCAGCGATTGGCTCAAGATCAAGGCGCATAAGCGGCAGGAAGTCGTCATCGGTGGGTACACCAAGAACGAAGGATCGAGTAAGCCGTTCAGCTCGCTCCTCGTCGGCGTCTTCGAGGGCGACCAGCTTAAGTACACCGGCAAGATCGGCACCGGATTCGATATCAAGACCCAGCGATCTATGCTCGCGCAGTTCCAGCCTCTAATTCGCGAGACCAGCCCCTTTACCACGGTCCCGGACATCAACAGTCCGTCACGGTTCCGCCCCGACCCTCCGAAGGCGACGGCGACATGGCTCGAGCCGAGGCTCGTGTGCGAAGTGAGTTTCACCGAGATGACCTCCGACCAAGTCATGCGCCACCCGTCTTTCGAGGGAATGAGGGCAGACAAGAGCGCGCGCAACGTCGTTCTCGAAAAGGAGCAAGATACGGCGACTCTGACCGATACCCACGGCGCAAGCAAGAAGGTTCTAACGCCAAGAGGGACGAGCGAGCGGAAGACTCTCCTGAATCCAACCGACGCGAGCCAGGTTCGCAAAATAGACGGTCATGACCTAAAGTTCACGAACTTAAGCAAACTCTATTGGCCGGAAGATAACATCACCAAGCGCGATCTGTTGAACTACTACTACCAGGTCGCGCCGTACATCCTGCCGTATCTAAAGGACCGACCGCAATCGCTAAATCGGCATCCTAACGGCATTCACGGCAAACAGTTCTATCAGAAGGACGTAAAGGGGAAGGTTCCGGATTGGGTGCACACCTTCGCCTATTACAGCGAAGCCGACGCACGAGAAAAGGAATTCTTCGTCTGCGACGACGAGGCGAGCCTCCTCTATTTGGTTTCACTCGGCTGCATCGAGATCAGCCCCTGGAACAGTAGAGCCGAGGCGCCAGACAACCCGGATTGGTGCGTGATCGATCTCGATCCCGACCACAACAGTTTCGAGGAGGTCATCGTCGTAGCGCAGGTCGTCCATAAGCTTCTCGACCTTCTTGAGGTGCCCTCTTACTGCAAAACGTCCGGCTCAACCGGGCTGCACGTCTACATTCCCTTGGGCGCGAAATACACCTACGAGGAGTCCAAGGAGTTCGCCCGCGCCCTAGTAACTCGCGTGCACGCGGAGATCCCCGACATCACAAGCATCGAGCGCAAGGTGGCGGACCGCGAGGGCAAGATGTACCTCGACTTCTTACAAAACCGACCGCAGGCGACCCTCGCCGCTCCGTACTGCGTGCGCCCCAAGCCCGGCGCCCCCGTCTCCATGCCGCTCCACTGGGATGAGGTGAAGAAGGGCCTCCACATGACCGACTTTACGATCGCCAACGCGATCGACCGCATTAGGTCCGTCGGAGATATCTTCAAGCCCGTACTCGGAAAAGGAATAAGGCTAGAAGAGACGTTGAAGAAACTAGATGCCATGCGTTAA
- the xth gene encoding exodeoxyribonuclease III, protein MKIATYNVNGINGRLPVLLRWLEMAQPDVVCLQELKAPQEKFPEAAIREAGYGAIWHGQKSWNGVAILAKGGAPEETRRGLPGDPEDIHSRYIEAAINGIVVGCLYLPNGNPAPGPKFDYKLAWFERLTTYAKSLLNHEVPVVLAGDYNVIPTELDCHKPASWVDDALFFPESREAYRKLVAQGWTDALRTLHPEEKIFTFWDYFRNAYARDAGIRIDHLLLSPQIAGHLVAAGVDRDVRGWEKSSDHAPTWIEINSA, encoded by the coding sequence ATGAAGATCGCCACTTATAACGTGAACGGCATCAACGGGCGACTGCCCGTGTTGTTGCGGTGGTTGGAGATGGCTCAGCCGGACGTGGTTTGCCTGCAGGAGCTCAAGGCGCCGCAGGAGAAGTTCCCGGAAGCCGCCATCCGCGAGGCCGGGTATGGGGCGATTTGGCATGGGCAGAAGAGTTGGAACGGGGTGGCGATTCTGGCGAAAGGGGGGGCGCCGGAGGAGACTCGGCGGGGGCTGCCGGGGGATCCGGAGGATATTCATAGCCGCTACATCGAGGCGGCGATCAACGGGATCGTGGTCGGCTGCCTCTACCTCCCGAACGGCAATCCCGCTCCCGGGCCCAAGTTTGACTACAAGCTTGCGTGGTTCGAGCGACTGACAACCTATGCCAAATCACTCCTGAACCACGAGGTCCCCGTCGTCCTGGCGGGCGACTATAACGTTATCCCGACGGAGCTGGACTGTCACAAGCCGGCGAGCTGGGTCGACGACGCCCTGTTCTTCCCAGAATCGAGAGAGGCGTACCGCAAATTGGTCGCCCAAGGGTGGACCGACGCGCTGCGCACTTTGCACCCGGAAGAGAAGATCTTCACCTTCTGGGATTACTTCCGAAACGCCTACGCCCGGGACGCCGGAATACGGATCGACCATCTCTTGCTCAGTCCCCAAATCGCCGGCCACCTGGTCGCGGCCGGCGTCGACCGCGATGTGAGAGGGTGGGAGAAATCCAGCGATCACGCGCCAACGTGGATCGAAATCAATTCTGCTTAA
- a CDS encoding DUF4760 domain-containing protein, producing MDNQTQAAILQVYAAWAGVLVTLFGFLVITFQLRVSAKASRTQNASTFMLGEHKERLLNDASEALGQLFQFGSRKQMPMETARKIMADEPTARKLSAVLNYYENVAAGVNCGVHDEQYVRLAGSRSFRIRFWENANYIAAVRESNRNPNLWIELERLCEKWDRWSNASPHFFENGQVVVGVPFEELRVPSEQERWKPRLKPRRSNSWLLSRQNRLGRSETAVLASPDSSGQLQSATQSAALHKRKTQSSDSPS from the coding sequence GTGGACAACCAAACTCAAGCCGCAATCCTACAAGTTTATGCCGCATGGGCCGGGGTACTTGTTACCCTATTTGGATTCCTAGTCATCACTTTTCAGCTACGCGTTTCAGCAAAGGCTTCTCGAACGCAAAACGCAAGCACCTTTATGCTTGGTGAGCACAAGGAACGACTTCTGAATGATGCCAGCGAGGCCTTGGGACAACTATTCCAATTTGGGAGTCGAAAACAAATGCCGATGGAGACGGCTAGAAAGATCATGGCTGACGAACCCACCGCTCGAAAACTCAGTGCCGTCCTCAACTACTATGAAAACGTCGCCGCCGGAGTCAACTGCGGTGTGCACGACGAACAATACGTGCGCCTTGCGGGTTCAAGATCGTTCAGGATTCGCTTTTGGGAGAACGCAAACTACATAGCCGCCGTTCGCGAATCAAACAGAAACCCGAATCTCTGGATTGAACTGGAGCGCCTTTGCGAAAAATGGGATCGATGGTCCAATGCGTCTCCACACTTTTTCGAGAATGGGCAAGTTGTCGTCGGTGTACCCTTTGAAGAACTCCGGGTTCCGTCAGAACAGGAGCGGTGGAAACCCAGGCTGAAACCGAGGAGGAGCAACTCTTGGCTGCTTTCCCGACAAAACAGACTGGGACGTTCCGAAACGGCAGTGTTGGCCTCCCCTGATTCTTCAGGTCAACTCCAATCCGCTACACAATCTGCTGCCTTGCATAAAAGGAAGACGCAATCCTCTGACAGCCCTAGTTAA
- a CDS encoding very short patch repair endonuclease: MLAPRETLVVKESTSRSMRANRSKDTTLEVTFRKALWRAGIRGYRKHVRSLPGSPDLCFSSKRVAVFMHGCYWHRCPVCKKDAPLKTNVEFWRSKLEASVERDVRSRERLEALGYHVLIIWECEVRKNLESCVERVRTAVAKPQ, translated from the coding sequence ATGCTCGCACCGAGGGAAACCCTTGTTGTGAAGGAAAGTACGTCACGGTCCATGCGTGCGAACCGGTCGAAAGATACGACATTGGAGGTCACGTTTCGCAAGGCCCTCTGGCGGGCCGGGATACGTGGGTACCGAAAGCACGTCCGGAGCCTTCCAGGATCGCCCGACCTGTGTTTCAGTTCCAAGCGGGTGGCCGTGTTCATGCATGGATGCTACTGGCACCGCTGTCCCGTCTGCAAGAAAGACGCGCCTTTGAAGACGAACGTGGAGTTCTGGCGATCGAAGCTGGAAGCAAGCGTGGAGCGCGACGTGCGGAGCCGCGAACGACTCGAAGCGCTTGGGTACCACGTGCTCATCATCTGGGAGTGCGAAGTGCGAAAGAATCTCGAATCGTGCGTCGAACGGGTCAGGACTGCGGTTGCGAAGCCGCAGTGA
- a CDS encoding DNA cytosine methyltransferase yields MTVVAESRIPYGIPPSACEGGGSAPYRIIDLFSGCGGLTWGFARSHAPHFESVWANDFNDFAARTFNANFGNHCVVGDIVEILADPRTTVPKADVVIGGPPCQGFSLLNKNRTSDPRKQLWRPYMEVIERSGADIFVMENVPQILGSSEFREILDEARRLGFKVAFAKLCAADYGVPQTRHRAFIVGCRFADPSPFFPPKRTHCDPQVLKKLEPALFDSTYVPFPAPWRTVRHAIGDLPAPVGIEVRAERPPLDLHFGRTPTATSMARYRAIPEQGMNRVDLLRNAPEITPDCWVRKKSGGTDLFGRLWWDRPAFTIRTEFFKPEKGRYLHPEQHRPITHREAARFQSFPDDFRILGTKVEIAKQIGNAVPVGLASAVAGAVLELLAVRTEK; encoded by the coding sequence ATGACGGTCGTTGCTGAATCTCGAATTCCATATGGCATTCCGCCCAGTGCCTGCGAAGGCGGCGGGTCTGCGCCGTACCGGATCATCGATCTATTCAGCGGGTGCGGTGGCCTCACTTGGGGTTTTGCGCGGAGCCACGCACCGCATTTCGAATCCGTATGGGCCAACGACTTTAACGACTTCGCCGCCCGGACGTTCAATGCCAACTTCGGCAATCACTGCGTCGTCGGCGACATTGTAGAAATCCTTGCAGACCCACGGACGACCGTGCCAAAGGCTGACGTCGTCATCGGCGGCCCACCGTGCCAGGGTTTCTCCCTTCTCAATAAGAACCGCACGAGTGACCCGCGCAAGCAACTCTGGCGACCATACATGGAGGTGATCGAGCGCTCCGGGGCGGATATCTTCGTGATGGAGAACGTCCCGCAGATTCTAGGGTCCTCGGAATTCAGAGAGATCCTCGACGAGGCACGGCGGCTCGGATTCAAGGTGGCGTTCGCGAAGCTCTGCGCCGCCGACTACGGGGTTCCCCAGACGAGACACCGGGCCTTCATCGTTGGATGTCGGTTTGCAGATCCGAGCCCGTTTTTTCCGCCGAAGCGGACCCATTGTGATCCCCAGGTCTTGAAAAAACTGGAACCCGCACTCTTTGACTCGACCTACGTTCCCTTCCCTGCTCCGTGGCGGACGGTCCGCCATGCGATCGGCGACTTACCCGCTCCCGTCGGAATTGAAGTCAGAGCAGAACGGCCTCCTTTAGATTTGCACTTCGGACGAACCCCCACCGCGACCAGCATGGCCCGATATCGGGCAATCCCCGAGCAAGGGATGAATCGGGTCGACTTGCTCCGTAACGCACCCGAGATAACCCCGGACTGCTGGGTGCGCAAGAAGAGCGGCGGCACGGACCTCTTCGGCCGGCTCTGGTGGGACCGACCAGCCTTTACGATACGAACCGAATTCTTCAAGCCGGAGAAAGGACGTTATCTCCATCCGGAACAGCATCGCCCTATCACACACCGTGAAGCGGCACGATTCCAATCGTTTCCAGACGACTTCCGCATCCTTGGAACGAAGGTGGAGATCGCCAAGCAAATTGGCAATGCGGTCCCCGTTGGACTCGCGTCCGCAGTGGCTGGCGCAGTGCTAGAACTTTTGGCCGTGCGGACGGAAAAGTAA
- a CDS encoding HNH endonuclease, whose amino-acid sequence MVSSEELMIVAGIIDYQRRIRELRCEAGWKILSGKTAKLLVNREDSEAEEIEPDTAVFFAAMKPDDYYLVDTEADTDAARRWHVANRIRNLDVGVRERVLAYLRENVGRPVFGEELAYVADDAGDWPRRTRELRTEYGWPVATKTSGRPDLPIGVYVLEEDRQAPEHDRHIPDSVRGQVLQRDNFACCNCGWSHAIWNPSDPRHLELHHLHEHVRGGQNTAENLLTLCTVCHDGVHAGRIALGFG is encoded by the coding sequence GTGGTTTCGAGCGAGGAGTTGATGATCGTGGCTGGAATCATCGACTACCAACGTCGTATCCGGGAGCTTCGCTGCGAGGCAGGTTGGAAGATTCTAAGCGGCAAGACGGCAAAGCTACTCGTGAACCGTGAGGACAGCGAGGCCGAAGAGATCGAGCCTGACACTGCGGTGTTTTTCGCCGCTATGAAGCCTGACGACTACTACTTGGTCGATACGGAGGCAGATACCGACGCAGCGCGGCGGTGGCACGTCGCGAACCGGATACGTAACCTCGACGTCGGCGTTCGAGAACGAGTTTTGGCGTACCTGCGGGAGAACGTCGGGAGACCGGTCTTCGGCGAGGAGCTTGCGTATGTTGCAGATGATGCCGGCGACTGGCCTCGCCGCACTCGAGAACTCCGGACTGAGTACGGATGGCCGGTGGCGACAAAGACTAGTGGTCGACCGGACCTTCCCATCGGTGTCTACGTGCTTGAGGAGGATCGCCAAGCGCCGGAGCATGACCGCCACATACCGGACAGTGTTCGAGGTCAGGTGCTCCAACGAGACAATTTCGCTTGCTGTAACTGCGGATGGAGTCATGCGATTTGGAACCCGTCCGATCCGCGCCATCTGGAACTTCACCATCTCCACGAGCACGTTCGCGGAGGACAGAATACGGCAGAGAATCTTCTGACCCTCTGCACCGTGTGCCATGACGGCGTGCATGCTGGGCGAATCGCCCTTGGTTTTGGTTAA